The Pleuronectes platessa chromosome 10, fPlePla1.1, whole genome shotgun sequence genome contains a region encoding:
- the LOC128448899 gene encoding uncharacterized protein LOC128448899 isoform X7, producing the protein MTTEASAVSEADTEGKQKASGAEPEPESENKQKPEAAASEPEGEQSSSQKAQEQASEPGAANVATSPEEEQVKPRTRTSAGKGLSRLFSSFLKRRSQCSEGEGFEEEKAREEKADKEEKTDTAVEEKVEEVKSEDKEAKAEVEKSEVKEEKKIEEEQKEQKKKEPAKVEKKGSKRKKKEAKKKAEEKEVEKVKKDEVKNEEEPVKEKEEPTEEEKELRSAETKEEQPETKDEENKPTAEVKDKEAEVEQKEVEQKEEEQKEEEQKEEEKIDNKVTKKKEKEEKVKKKEEEKAKRKAEEEGRAKKREEEKAKKREEEKSREAEKANKKEEEKAREAEKAKKREEEKAREAEKAKKREEEKAKKKEEEKAKEEKAKKKEEEKAKEEKAKKKEEEKPKESEKKVEAKKKEEEKEKEEKPKKEEEKGKKKEKGKNKGKKEAKGASEEQVKAPIAAPEPELKTEPDIEQAPDQHSISSTEPAQEEHKETAATKKEPEAVEEGKEEDVEKKEEEPAEKEEEVKKEEETATEVTKKEKPAKEKKTEKTTEKTTEEAKGPKRQKTMQCKVTLLDDTLFECELDKHAKGQELITKVYDHVNLLEKDYFGLGNWETPTNKTWLDPAKEIRKQVSGAVYEFTFNVKFYPPDPAQLTEDLTRYFLCLQLRKDIMRGILPCSFVTLSLLGSYAAQSDLGEYDPELHGVEYVKDLSLAPGQSKELEEKVMELHRTYRSMSPAQADTLFLENAKKLAMYGVDLHQAKDLDGVDITLGVCSGGLMVYKDKLRINRFPWPKVLKISYKRSSFFIKIRPSEQEQYESTIGFKLPNYKASKKLWKVCVENHTFFRVSTVEPPSSRRFLVLGSKFRYSGRTQAQTRQASSMIDRPAPRFTRSASKRLSRNLDGAGDETLQLLSASTRSETDDWWSMLGSDRPQPPPDFPARAESNQTFIQSWEEEQCSVQTVTVTRPDTGQTGSQTISQTEEDEWSAQLDRHPPFPFVQPFDFVKQQAELSLTTMSYEDRLLSPALREQDDWFLYFDRIFSLSSLVEKPFSPHAQLQIQDKDEQELTSEEVIERLQEMGTLVDKLIEANALERKLREVRDLEERLEEVDEMAEKLQEVIEQELGKEELAKLIKEKEEEEGDVETEVQVEVINFPCVEAKEEEVDELEEQIKQVFLKGLLPEESEVKPEAEKEVMDVSLLDDSLRETLRHIEKEWQDEVEEKFAPIDVVSTTSVVAQQKVVRRTKKKVTIVDERDKKKEDGVGIQVQTLAISEERLEKQQIWLKTDVLEERTEREVTERPQTEVEDKDVWFMFFDRPADKPLYRPPVVAVEHALVEKGECFISKPETTAVLEKTEIIIEERIIREEQAWSAPEIPSPQTITDREDDWFVLLDVIPRETPCVPPVSVVIKERGQMEAESIVSVGGAAADEIREVVVEERKIIEEAPRRLQEIAQRPVTDRDDDWFVLLDVVPRETPYVPPVILKERDPMEAESFVSVVGSAADEGIKVVVVEERKIIEEAPTLQEITQQPVPERDDDWFVLLDGVPRETPYVPPVILKERDPMEAESIVSVAESAADEEIKVVVVEERKIIEEAPTLQEIVQQPVPERDDDWFVLLDGVPRETPYVPPVILKERDLMEAESFVSVARTAAEEEIKVLVVEERKIIEEAPTLQKIAQRPVTNREDDWFVLLDVVPRETSYVPPVAVLQRVEVSPEECVSLVEITTIEQRETRVEVVVEDAQIKQEPSETGIVARPQAVKEIEDDWFILLNVPIREAAFVPQVTMLQVYPEESISAVAEMIALESKKEVVIEDVVMQMEERKLPMQLISELKISQPVRARDDDWFLLLDVVPRETTYVPPVSLAVPSQIYPSVEPQVEVKSIEKKERQVELHQVRPQPPRPHPENDPWFVLFDAIHEETVVIPAVSPVEIILDVRETFEVEVTTTETRTLKKMIIGVDSRQDETRLSEIRPIQVASPSEREGGDDWLVLFDIVKEKPVFVPPVAVVEHAVDVVAGRKVEDVLFIPLDVTPKKSVAVVEHVVGTIERKVVDDWFILLDLTPKKSVALAERIQLPAEVRVPSAVAKKKVTISERRPRFEDRILEERLPLIKTHVNEDWFVLLDVDRKKSVVITQRGTRPVSAPVFSQAALAEAGIPMAPFDQPQTSTPIKTSRQDERKLEVTVEAVEPSKIEEVTEVKPAAWRDQGEVNASLISTINGDIQHESEVKSTEVVRMRKKRAKKIERDSIYIRHSLLMLEEFDKPQEELIRHHASISKLKKNFMEAVPDQRPSEWDKRLSTHSPFRTLGINGQPLLGADGFVIRLPRGPLLDFYSKRS; encoded by the exons ATGACAACAGAGGCAAGTGCGGTGAGCGAGGCGGACACTGAGGGCAAGCAGAAGGCCAGCGGTGCCGAACCCGAGCCCGAATCCGAGAACAAACAGAAGCCTGAGGCGGCTGCGTCTGAGCCGGAGGGGGAGCAGTCGAGCAGCCAGAAGGCCCAGGAACAGGCCTCCGAGCCTGGGGCCGCTAACGTCGCTACCTcacctgaggaggagcaggtgaagCCTCGTACCCGGACCTCCGCTGGCAAAGGCCTTTCTCGCCTCTTCTCATCTTTCCTCAAACGGCGTTCACAATGCTCAGAGGGTGAGGGGTTTGAGGAAGAGAAAGCCAGGGAGGAAAAGGCGGATAAGGAGGAAAAAACTGACACGGCGGTAGAAGAGAAGGTGGAAGAGGTGAAAAGTGAGGACAAGGAGGCTAAAGCAGAAGTTGAGAAATCTGAGgtcaaagaagagaaaaagatagaagaggaacaaaaagaacaaaagaagaAGGAGCCGGCAAAGGTTGAGAAGAAGGGcagtaaaaggaaaaagaaagaggccaAGAAGAAAGCGGAGgagaaggaagtggagaaagTGAAAAAGGATGAGGTGAAAAATGAAGAGGAACctgtgaaagagaaagaagaaccaacagaggaggagaaagaattgCGTTCTGCTGAAACAAAGGAGGAACAACCAGAGACTAAAGATGAAGAAAATAAGCCGACTGCTGAAGTAAAAGACAAGGAGGCAGAGGTGGAACAGAAAGAGGTggaacagaaagaggaggaacagaaagaggaggaacagaaagaggaggaaaagattgacaacaaggtgacaaagaaaaaagagaaagaagaaaaggtaaagaagaaggaagaggaaaaagcCAAGAGGAAagcagaagaggaaggaagagcgaagaagagagaggaagagaaggccaagaagagagaggaagaaaaatccAGAGAGGCCGAAAAAGCCAataagaaggaggaggaaaaggcCAGAGAGGCCGAAAAAGccaagaagagagaggaggaaaaggccAGAGAGGCCGAAAAAGccaagaagagagaggaggaaaaggccaaaaagaaagaggaggagaaagcgaAGGAGGAGAaagcaaagaagaaagaagaggagaaagcaAAGGAGGAGAAggcaaagaagaaagaggaggagaaaccaaAGGAGTCGGAAAAAAAAGTAGAggcaaagaagaaagaggaggaaaaagagaaggaggagaagccaaagaaggaagaggaaaaagggaagaaaaaagagaagggaaAGAACAAAGGGAAGAAGGAGGCCAAAGGAGCCAGCGAGGAGCAGGTGAAAGCGCCGATCGCTGCTCCAGAGCCGGAGCTCAAAACTGAGCCGGACATCGAACAGGCTCCTGATCAGCACTCGATAAGCAGCACAGAG CCAGCTCAGGAGGAACACAAGGAAACAGCGGCAACAAAGAAGGAGCCCGAAGCGGTggaagaagggaaggaggaagacgtggaaaagaaggaggaggaaccagcggaaaaggaggaagaagttaaaaaagaagaggaaacggCAACAGAGGTGACAAAGAAGGAGAAGCCtgcaaaagagaagaaaactgAAAAGACAACTGAAAAGACGACTGAAGAGGCGAAAGGCCCCAAACGCCAGAAAACCATGCAATGCAAAGTCACCTTACTGGACGACACTCTGTTTGAGTGTGAGCTTGAT AAACATGCTAAAGGCCAGGAGCTTATAACAAAGGTCTACGACCATGTCAACCTGCTGGAGAAAGATTACTTTGGCCTGGGTAACTGGGAAACCCCAACCAACAAG ACATGGCTGGACCCTGCAAAAGAGATCAGGAAGCAGGTTTCAGGTGCCGTTTATGAGTTTACATTCAATGTGAAGTTCTACCCTCCTGATCCAGCACAGCTTACTGAGGACCTCACCAG GTACTTTCTATGTCTCCAGCTGAGGAAGGACATCATGCGCGGAATTCTTCCCTGCTCCTTTGTCACACTATCCTTGCTGGGTTCCTACGCGGCCCAGTCAGACCTCGGGGAGTATGACCCAGAGCTCCATGGAGTAGAGTACGTTAAAGATCTGAGTCTGGCCCCCGGACAGAgcaaagagctggaggagaaagtGATGGAGCTGCACCGCACATACAG GTCAATGAGCCCCGCCCAGGCAGACACGTTGTTTCTTGAAAATGCCAAGAAACTCGCCATGTATGGAGTCGACCTGCACCAAGCCAAG GATCTGGATGGTGTCGACATTACACTGGGGGTCTGCTCCGGTGGTCTGATGGTTTACAAGGACAAGCTGAGGATCAACCGTTTCCCTTGGCCCAAAGTGCTGAAGATCTCTTATAAACGCAGCAGCTTCTTTATCAAGATCCGTCCTTCAGAG CAAGAGCAGTACGAAAGCACAATTGGTTTTAAACTGCCCAACTACAAAGCCTCAAAGAAGCTGTGGAAAGTCTGTGTTGAAAACCACACCTTCTTCAG GGTTTCAACAGTGGAGCCTCCCTCATCGCGTCGCTTCCTCGTCTTGGGCTCAAAATTCCGGTACAGCGGGCGCACACAGGCCCAGACCCGACAGGCGAGCTCCATGATCGACCGTCCAGCCCCTCGCTTCACACGCTCGGCGAGCAAGAGGCTGTCGCGTAACCTAGATGGAG CTGGAGATGAGACTCTCCAGTTACTCTCAGCGTCAACAAGGTCTGAGACTGATGATTGGTGGTCGATGCTGGGGTCTGACagacctcagcctcctcctgaTTTCCCAG CCAGAGCCGAGTCTAATCAAACCTTCATTCAGTcctgggaggaggagcagtgttCTGTTCAGACAGTCACAGTGACCCGGCCGGACACTGGTCAGACTGGTTCTCAAACCATCAGCCAAACAGAGGAAGACGAGTGGTCTGCCCAGCTGGATCGCCATCCTCCATTTCCCTTTGTCCAACCTTTTGATTTTGTGAAACAGCAAG CTGAGCTCAGCTTGACAACCATGAGCTATGAGGACAGGCTCTTGAGTCCTGCACTGAGAGAACAAGATGATTGGTTCCTCTATTTTGACCGAATCTTCAGCCTGTCTTCACTTGTTGAAAAACCAT TCTCTCCCCACGCACagttgcagatccaggataaGGACGAGCAGGAGCTGACCAGTGAGGAGGTTATTGAGAGGCTTCAGGAAATGGGGACCTTGGTGGATAAGCTGATAGAGGCAAATGCTTTGGAAAGGAAGCTAAGGGAAGTGAGGGATTTGGAGGAAAGGCTCGAAGAAGTGGATGAGATGGCAGAGAAACTTCAAGAAGTGATAGAGCAAGAATTAGGGAAGGAGGAGCTAGCGaagttaataaaagaaaaagaggaggaagagggtgatGTAGAAACAGAAGTACAAGTGGAAGTTATAAATTTCCCTTGTGTGGAGgcaaaagaggaggaagtggatgaacTGGAAGAGCAAATCAAGCAGGtatttttaaaaggtttgtTGCCTGAAGAGTCTGAGGTGAAGCCAGAGGCTGAAAAAGAAGTGATGGATGTGAGTCTGTTAGACGACAGCTTGAGAGAGACGCTACGTCACATAGAAAAGGAATGGCAGGATGAAGTGGAGGAGAAGTTTGCCCCTATAGATGTTGTCAGCACCACATCCGTAGTGGCACAACAGAAGGTGGTGCGCAGGACTAAGAAGAAAGTGACTATTGTAGatgagagagacaaaaaaaaggaagatggaGTAGGCATTCAGGTTCAGACTTTAGCAATATCAGAGGAGAggttagaaaaacaacagataTGGCTTAAGACAGATGTGCtggaggagaggacggagagagaggttACAGAGAGGCCTCAGACTGAGGTTGAAGATAAAGATGTCTGGTTCATGTTCTTTGATCGTCCTGCAGATAAACCTCTTTACAGACCACCag TTGTCGCTGTGGAACACGCCCTAGTGGAAAAAGGCGAGTGTTTCATCTCAAAGCCTGAGACTACAGCAGTTTTGGAGAAAACAGAGATAATAATAGAAGAGAGAATAATACGAGAAGAGCAGGCATGGAGTGCACCTGAGATCCCGTCCCCACAGaccatcacagacagagaggatgaCTGGTTTGTGTTGCTGGATGTGATTCCCAGAGAAACTCCTTGCGTACCTCCAG TATCAGTCGTCATCAAGGAGCGAGGCCAGATGGAGGCTGAAAGTATCGTCTCTGtgggtggagctgcagctgatgaGATTAGAGAAGTAGTTGTTGAAGAGAGAAAGATAATAGAAGAGGCACCGAGACGTCTACAGGAAATCGCACAACGGCCAGTAACAGACCGAGATGATGACTGGTTTGTGTTGCTGGATGTTGTTCCCAGAGAAACTCCTTATGTACCACCAG TCATCTTGAAGGAGCGAGACCCAATGGAGGCAGAGAGTTTTGTCTCTGTGGTTGGATCTGCAGCAGATGAGGGAATTAAAGTTGTGGTTGTTGAAGAGAGAAAGATAATAGAAGAGGCACCGACACTACAAGAAATCACACAGCAGCCAGTGCCCGAAAGAGATGATGACTGGTTTGTGTTGCTGGATGGTGTTCCTAGAGAAACTCCTTATGTACCACCAG TCATCTTGAAGGAGAGGGACCCGATGGAGGCTGAGAGTATTGTCTCTGTGGCTGAATCTGCAGCAGATGAGGAGATTAAAGTTGTGGTTGTTGAAGAGAGAAAGATAATAGAAGAGGCACCAACCTTACAAGAAATCGTCCAGCAGCCAGTGCCCGAAAGAGATGATGACTGGTTTGTGTTGCTGGATGGTGTTCCTAGAGAAACTCCTTATGTACCACCAG TCATCTTGAAGGAGCGAGACCTGATGGAGGCAGAGAGTTTTGTCTCTGTGGCTCGAACTgcagcagaagaggagattaAAGTTCTGGTTGTTGAAGAGAGAAAGATAATAGAAGAGGCACCGACTCTACAAAAAATCGCACAGCGGCCAGTGACCAACAGAGAGGATGACTGGTTTGTGCTGCTGGATGTTGTTCCTAGAGAGACGTCATATGTTCCACCAG TTGCTGTTCTGCAGCGTGTTGAAGTGTCACCAGAAGAATGTGTCTCTCTGGTTGAAATCACAACCATTGAGCAGAGGGAAACTCGAGTGGAGGTTGTAGTAGAAGATgcacaaataaaacaagagcCGAGTGAAACGGGAATAGTTGCACGCCCACAGGCTGTAAAAGAGATAGAAGATGACTGGTTTATCCTGCTGAATGTTCCCATTAGAGAAGCAGCATTTGTGCCGCAAG TTACCATGCTTCAGGTTTATCCTGAGGAAAGCATTTCTGCTGTGGCTGAAATGATAGCATTGGAGTCCAAGAAGGAAGTTGTGATCGAAGATGTTGTGATGCAAATGGAGGAAAGGAAGCTGCCCATGCAATTAATTTCAGAGCTGAAAATATCTCAGCCTGTGAGAGCGAGAGATGACGACTGGTTTCTGTTGCTGGATGTTGTTCCCAGAGAAACTACATATGTGCCACCAG tttctctgGCAGTGCCGAGCCAAATTTATCCGAGTGTTGAACCTCAGGTTGAAGTGAAAAGCATAGAGAAGAAGGAGCGTCAGGTTGAACTTCACCAGGTTAGACCGCAGCCGCCCCGGCCACATCCAGAGAACGACCCCTGGTTTGTGCTGTTCGATGCTATTCATGAAGAAACAGTCGTGATACCAGCAG TTTCCCCTGTTGAGATTATTCTGGATGTGAGGGAAACGTTTGAGGTTGAGGTGACAACCACAGAGACCAGAACATTGAAGAAGATGATAATTGGTGTGGACAGCAGACAAGATGAGACACGTTTGTCTGAAATTAGACCAATCCAAGTGGCATCACcgtcagagagggagggaggagatgatTGGTTGGTCCTGTTCGACATCGTCAAAGAAAAACCTGTTTTCGTACCACCAG TTGCTGTGGTTGAGCATGCTGTCGATGTTGTTGCTGGGAGAAAGGTGGAGGATGTTTTGTTTATTCCTCTGGATGTGACCCCTAAGAAATCAG TTGCTGTGGTTGAGCATGTTGTGGGAACCATTGAAAGAAAGGTGGTCGACGATTGGTTTATTCTTCTGGATTTGACTCCTAAGAAATCAG TTGCTCTCGCTGAACGCATCCAGCTCCCAGCAGAGGTCAGAGTTCCATCTGCTGTAGCCAAAAAGAAGGTCACTATTTCCGAGAGGAGACCTCGGTTCGAGGACCGGATCCTGGAGGAAAGACTTCCGCTCATAAAGACACATGTCAATGAGGATTGGTTTGTTCTTCTTGATGTTGACCGCAAAAAGTCAG TGGTGATCACGCAGAGGGGTACTCGTCCTGTCAGCGCTCCGGTCTTCTCCCAGGCTGCTCTGGCTGAGGCAGGGATCCCCATGGCCCCCTTTGATCAGCCCCAGACCTCCACTCCTATTAAAACCAGCCGCCAGGACGAGAGAAAGCTGGAGGTCACCGTAGAAGCCGTGGAGCCCTCAAAGATTGAGGAGGTGACTGAGGTCAAG CCAGCAGCGTGGAGGGACCAGGGAGAAGTAAACGCTTCACTGATATCCACCATCAATGGGGACATTCAG CACGAGTCAGAGGTCAAAAGCACGGAGGTGGTGCGAATGCGAAAG aaaagagcaaagaaaattGAACGTGACTCAATTTATATCAGACATAGCCTTTTAATGTTGGAG GAGTTCGATAAGCCTCAGGAGGAGCTGATCAGGCATCACGCCAGCATCAGTAAGCTAAAGAAGAACTTCATGGAAGCCGTCCCGGACCAGAGGCCCAGTGAGTGGGACAAGCGTCTGTCCACACACTCTCCGTTCCGCACCCTGGGTATCAATGGTCAACCTCTGCTCGGTGCAGATGGG